A part of Thermomicrobiales bacterium genomic DNA contains:
- a CDS encoding PaaI family thioesterase, with protein sequence MKPHLPTVEELNDWSPGSLVELLGITITSVEQGRLTGECPVRPELMAPNGYLHAATVVAIADTVSGFGTRAHLPEGALGFTTIELKSNFLGTARAGMVDCDAVLRHGGRTTQVWDATVTHRDTGKVIALFRCSQMILYPGRG encoded by the coding sequence ATGAAGCCGCATCTTCCGACGGTTGAAGAGCTGAACGACTGGTCGCCCGGCTCGCTCGTCGAGCTGCTCGGCATCACGATCACCTCGGTCGAGCAGGGCCGGCTGACCGGTGAATGCCCGGTTCGCCCCGAGCTGATGGCTCCGAACGGCTATCTGCACGCGGCAACCGTCGTGGCCATCGCCGACACGGTGTCAGGGTTTGGTACTCGCGCTCATCTTCCCGAAGGGGCACTCGGATTCACCACGATTGAACTGAAGTCGAACTTCCTTGGCACTGCCCGCGCGGGCATGGTGGACTGCGACGCGGTGCTGCGCCACGGCGGCAGAACCACCCAGGTCTGGGATGCGACCGTGACCCATCGCGATACCGGCAAGGTCATTGCGCTGTTCCGGTGCAGCCAGATGATTCTGTATCCGGGTCGCGGCTGA
- a CDS encoding VUT family protein → MRARDVRGMTTIGVLAVAGYIATVFAANWAIDRWGAVPVGFGLVAPAGVYFAGLAFTLRDITQDTLGRSWVLAAIIIGALLSAFVSTQFALASGVAFLFSELFDFAVYTPLRDRNWLGAVALSNVVGLITDSVLFLWIAFGSLEFLNGQIVGKAWVTLAAVAVLLVWRRYAARPELI, encoded by the coding sequence ATGAGAGCGCGAGACGTGCGCGGCATGACGACAATCGGTGTTCTTGCCGTCGCCGGATACATTGCAACCGTCTTTGCCGCCAACTGGGCCATCGACCGCTGGGGCGCGGTGCCGGTCGGATTCGGGCTGGTCGCCCCGGCCGGGGTCTATTTCGCCGGGCTGGCTTTCACACTGCGCGACATCACCCAGGATACGCTTGGTCGGTCGTGGGTGCTTGCCGCGATCATCATCGGGGCGTTGCTCTCTGCGTTCGTGTCGACACAGTTCGCGCTCGCCAGTGGAGTTGCGTTTCTCTTCAGCGAGCTGTTCGACTTCGCCGTCTACACCCCGCTGCGTGATCGCAACTGGCTGGGTGCAGTCGCGCTGTCCAACGTCGTCGGACTGATCACGGACTCGGTGCTGTTCCTCTGGATCGCGTTCGGGTCCCTGGAGTTCCTCAACGGCCAGATCGTCGGCAAAGCATGGGTAACGCTCGCCGCTGTCGCCGTCCTGCTCGTCTGGCGCAGATACGCCGCGCGTCCGGAGTTGATCTAA